In the Bacillus sp. FJAT-42376 genome, CGGACAAGGTCATTGATGGCAAGGCCCATCTTCATCCGCTCGCCATAGCCAAGCCAGCAAATCCTCGAAGGAAGCCCTTGAAATGAAACTTTCTTCTGCGCCATATCAATCCAGCGGAGCAGCGGCTCATTCTCAGGAAAGAGCTCTTTAATGAGAGCATCGGTCCGATAAATATCTTCCGGATCCCCTGATAGGGCAGCCCAGCGGAAAGGTCCCTTTCCTTCGCAGAATAAGGGGCGGATATACGCAGGAACGAAGCCTGGAAAATCAAAAGCATCGCCTACTCCTTCGTCCTTGGCCACCTGTCTGATATTGTTGCCATAATCGAAAACGACCGCCCCTCTCCGCTGAAATTCAAGCATAGCCATGACCTGCTTAGCCATCGACTGCGACGCCTTTTTCTCATATGCCTTAGGGGATGCCTTCCTTAGTTCAGCGGCAGCTTCAAGTGTGAAATTTTCAGGGATGTAGCCATTAATCGGATCGTGTGCAGAGGTCTGGTCGGTGACAATGTCGAAATGGATATTACGGTCTAAGAGCTCGTGATGGATGCTTGCTGCATTCCCGACAACCCCGATGGATAATGCCTGCCCTCTCTTTTTAGCTTCCATGGCCCATTCTAATGCCTCATCCAGATTGGCTGCCATACGATCACAATAGGAGGTCTGAAGCCTCTTCTTAATTCGATCCGGATCCGCCTCAACCGCTAAGCAGACCCCTCCGTTCATCGTTACGGCAAGGGGCTGCGCGCCGCCCATTCCGCCAAGCCCGGCTGTTAAGGTGATCGTCCCTTTCAGCGACCCTCCGAAATGCTGGCGGGCGACTTCGGCGAACGTTTCATATGTTCCCTGCAGAATTCCCTGCGTTCCGATATAGATCCAGCTTCCCGCTGTCATTTGTCCATACATCATCAAACCTTTTTGGTCGAGTTCGTGGAAATGATCCCAATTTGCCCATTTTGGCACGATAACGGAGTTTGACAGCAGGACTCTCGGTGCTGCGGCATGGGTTTTAAAAACTGCTACAGGCTTCCCGGATTGGATGAGCAGCGTTTCATCATGTTCCAATCTTCTGAGCGTGTCTACGATTGCGTCAAATGATGCCCAGCTGCGAGCCGCTTTGCCGATTCCGCCGTACACGACGAGATCCTCCGGTCTTTCCGCCACATCCGGATCAAGGTTGTTGTAGAGCATCCTTAAAGCGGCTTCCTGCTCCCATCCTTTGCATTCCAGTTCATGCCCTTTTTTGGCGCGGATTACGCGTTTTGTTTCCATCTCTCAAGCTCCCTTCCTCCGTTTAGAGCTGTCCATCCGGGGTTATTTTTTTTTAGCCACTCTGCCATGTTTTCAATGTCTGTTGAAAACACCCGGTCTTGAGTGATCGGCGGGACAACCATTCTTGCCTCCTCATAAAAACCTCTGGTAGCCGCTGCCATTTTATCAATCCCGCGGTATTGAACGGCTTGAAGCGCACAAATACATTCGATTGCCAGCACCCGGCGAACATTTTGGATGATGCTGAAGCAGTGTCTTGCGGCGATGGTTCCCATGCTGACATGGTC is a window encoding:
- the hutU gene encoding urocanate hydratase is translated as METKRVIRAKKGHELECKGWEQEAALRMLYNNLDPDVAERPEDLVVYGGIGKAARSWASFDAIVDTLRRLEHDETLLIQSGKPVAVFKTHAAAPRVLLSNSVIVPKWANWDHFHELDQKGLMMYGQMTAGSWIYIGTQGILQGTYETFAEVARQHFGGSLKGTITLTAGLGGMGGAQPLAVTMNGGVCLAVEADPDRIKKRLQTSYCDRMAANLDEALEWAMEAKKRGQALSIGVVGNAASIHHELLDRNIHFDIVTDQTSAHDPINGYIPENFTLEAAAELRKASPKAYEKKASQSMAKQVMAMLEFQRRGAVVFDYGNNIRQVAKDEGVGDAFDFPGFVPAYIRPLFCEGKGPFRWAALSGDPEDIYRTDALIKELFPENEPLLRWIDMAQKKVSFQGLPSRICWLGYGERMKMGLAINDLVRNGEIKAPIVIGRDHLDCGSVASPNRETEAMKDGSDAVGDWAILNALINVAAGGSWISVHHGGGVGMGYSLHAGMVAVADGTELAEERLQRVLTTDPGMGIVRHADAGYDIAIEAAKEKGLDIPMIHPSKG